The window GTTTTTAGCTTATTTTTTCAAGTACAGGATTCTTGCAGAAAATTTTGCAAGACTCAAGACCAGTCCTTAGTGAGACACAACACCACTGCAGAGCACATTTTCAGTTCTTATTGtgagccaatttagcattgtcaaTCCTCATAACTAACATCGGGAGAATATCCACCCTCCATAAAGACACatcaaacagaaatcaaaatcgTCGTCCAAATATTGCTTGGTGGTAATTCTACACCTTGTGCAAATGCACTACCCTATATTATTAATGATAATTTTTGGAAAGgtgattatgttttattattatgtaaaaataCTGACATATCTACATATGAAAAGTAAAATACAGTTAGTTTTTTctgatacaatatatatttatcctATAACAAAAATATACCATGCATGAAAAACTGTTTATGTAAGCctattgtaattaaaatgtttcttgCTAGTTTAAATAATTATCCTGACTGTGTAAATCATACtttaatattcaatcattttgctAAGCCAAGTTTCCAAAACCATACTAATTAAAtagattaaatgtaaaatattgtcaACATACCTGAGGATGAAAGAGGAATCCTGGAGGAGGCCTCATGTATTTTTCCTTCAGGGCCTCAAAAGGATCGTTCAACTTCCTTTTCTCAACCCTGCTAATATAGGAACACTCTAagctttttttataatagaaagctTATTATTACATatgatttaaatgtaataatgtaaatagttTGCTCATATAAAATTTACACATTATAGATGATACATAAATATCATTTATATAATGACAATgaatcttaaaaatattaaattatgatgAAAATGCTAATAATACTGATAAATGGAATCTCTACATTACTATTACAAAAAATGAATCAGAAATTATAATGAAATGAGctataacattttaatattagaTTCACATTACCTATAAATTGGATCCATAAAGAAGGGTGTCGGCCGTGCATGTTGCAGGGAAGCATCGGTTGCCTTATGCTGCTCAGTATCGGTTGCCTTTTCATCACCAAAAACATGATTTTTCCTGGGTTCCTCAGACTTTGCAGTGCTAGCTCTACTCCTGCTCCCCATACTCAGATCCAATGGTTGGTCCTGGTTTGTTAAAGAAACTACTGCTTTGGAGGTCACAAATGGGACTGTTTTTTCCTCCTTCCGTTTTATAGTCAGGTCAAATGGTGATTCAGAGTTCCTGCTCTGAACTTTTTTTGAATCGGCATTTGGAGAATGCGGTTCCATTTTTACAGGTAAGTTTCTTAAGTCTCTGTCGGGGAATGGATACATTGGTTGTGAGAATGCTGGAAAGAATGGCAAAGGAAACATTGATGGGTAGGGCATTGTTCCTACTTTTTTATCCTGTAGCCCTACAAGTCCAGTTGACCCAAAGTATTTTTCTGCAATAGAAGCAATGGCTTTGATTGAGTCATTGACAGCACCTGAAACAGCAGTTTGTTCATCAATTGAAGGGGGAAACACTGAATGATTAGAGAAATCGTTTTTATTATTGCTCATGGATGTGGGGTTTTGCAAGCTCTTCACTGTCCCATCTAGGACTTTGCTGTTCtccttgttcttttctttgtcaCTATCCAAGTCACTCTCCAGATCTGAGCCTGATGTTGTCTCAAGGTCACTGCCACTAGGAGTGCTGACATCATCAAGGTCACTACTCTCTGACTGATCGCTCATTTTTCCATGAGACCTGTCCTTTGAGCATTTCTCAGTCTGATGCTCCTCAATTCTCCCATCAATAAGAGATGTCTGCTTACTGAGTGCTTTTAAAATGTCAGGTGCTCCAGGCAAAACTTGAGGATGTGCTAGAAGAGGACTCTTGCTGTGTTCTGCAACTGGTGCCACTTTAACGGGAGAACTAGCAGGTATTAATGGTGGCCGATGATAGAGACCTGATGAAAACAAGCCAGGGAAGCTAAAAGGAAAaccaggggctgctgggaaagTCAGACCACCATGATGCCTATTTGTTCCAAAATAGTCAGCTAGGCCTGGGCTGTTATGGTTGATATTAACCATGTGGCCTTTGTCTAGAGCTGGTGTACCAGAAAGAGAAATACCTTGTCCAAACAGTCCTCCTGCAGTGAAATGATTTTTGCCCTCACAGAATCTTCTGTGTTTGTTTAAGGAAGACGTTGTGCTGAACATCTGTCCACAGTCCTTGCATTTAATCTGCGTTCTACAATCAGCATGCATTCTTTTATGCCGACAAAGGTTTGAGAACTGAGTATAGGATTTGTGGCAAACTTCACCTGTTCAATGTCATATGTATAGaataaaggaataaataataaaaataaataaacaaacaaaatatgacaATGTAAAGCATTTTGCTCTCTcttctaaaaagtttttaaagcaTCTTTAAAGCAcagttatagaaataaataactttaaagcAGCATGCATACCATCAAAGCTGCATTTATCTATAAATAGGTTAATGCTAAAACGTTTTCTTGTCTAGTCCTGTTGGGTAATATTTAGTATTAGTCAGTGGCTAAATGATTTTTGTAAAACCATATAGAAAATGATACATGTTCTGTTTACTACACATTTAATCAAGAAAAATCAAATTGTTTTCTTCATAGAGATTTCAGTCGCCAAAATGTCATGTGAACAAGTTCCTTGGGAAAGTGTCCATACCTTGTTACATTGTTATGGGATTCTACTTCTTTTACTGCTGCTCATCATTCTCACATCAAAGGTACAAAACAGTAAGCATTGTGTATTCAGCAACATTTTCAAGATTTGAGAAAGACTGACACACTTTACAATGGCTCTATTTTAAGCCTGAGAAGGAAACTGAATTGAATGTATCCTATCCTGCAGTGCTGGTTCCCATGGATTACAATCACGTCCTCCATTTCCCCTTACACTAATACTATTGCTAACCTTCCTGGACTTGAAGATGTGTGGCCTTGACAAAGATGACAACTTTTTGTCATGTCTTAACCCTTTTTATATGGGTTTATTTACACAGTCACCTTGTGTAAAACAGGTTTCAAAGCTTAAAATAcaagttctgttttgtttttttttgcaaatatttatatatatcatgAATTCTAATGTGCTTTCTAAGTTGTAATACATTGCAATCTTGCATTTTTAAGGTGTTTACCTGTAACAATTAAAATGTCAGTGTAAGTTAATATTTATATGTGAAACTATTGAAAAGGCAAATTCTGTATGCTTATAATCTAGAATCACAGTCTTAGCTCAACTAATTAGTCCCAAAGTAAGTTCTGCTTCTCGTACCTATATTCCAAATGTCcaacaatttattttgtaaatgcagACAAACTAAAATGCTGACAAGGTGTATGGTAAACAAATGCAGTCTGCATATTCACGTATGGCATACATCTGTCTTTTTTATGTAACATAGCATTACCACCACCTGACAATTTTccttaactttaaaataaacccACTTAAAATCTTCCCACCCTGCACACCCACCATTAGGCTGTCTGAACATAAGTGCATTCTGTACTGCAAATTTCTCAAAATACAGTAATTAGGTGGTAGTTTAGGTTGCATATTTTCTGCTGATTACCACAAATTAAGTACTTTTTGAATATGGCCAAGCCATTACTGCATGTGGTTTCTATTTGCTAGGGGTTGGGATTATGAATACAACCAAGTAATTACCTTTGTGTTGGTGAGCTTTTGAATTAAACCAGGGTGGTACATTATAATGGAAGACAGTTACCGTGAAAAAGCCAAGCAAGgcactactgtgtgtgtgtgtggccttgTTAGGGAAAAAATACCTCTCAGGCTCAGGTGATAAAATGAAGAATGCTGATATTTAGACATGGTATCAGTGTTCCCTTGATATCTTGTTTGATTAAtgggtttattataaataattGCTCCCTTACTTTTAGTTCAGCCCATGGTATATTTAAAGAAAGCACTGCTTTAAGGCACACACCTTTTTTCTCTCAAATGAGATACAGAATCAGTTCCAAAAGTTTTAAAAGGGCACTAAAATATTCTGTATTTGTGACAGCTGAATTTAACAGATCCAAAACATTACAGTACATAACACGGATTTATacaataatgaaaaagtaaacacTTCCTTTGGGATTATCACATCagaaagcaaattaaattaatcagGTTCACTAATTAATTAGGTgtcatattattatattatcacaTCAGATTGATTCATTTTTGGTAATCATTTTTTAGGCATGTTTACATTCAAGAAATGGACAGCTACATGTAGGTTCATTAcagttgatttaatttattttttctttgtaaaaagtaTTTCACCCTTAtcaaataattatacattttcataatttatGATTATAATATTGCAGCAGAATGACTATAATTATAAATAAGTCTGCTTTAAATCTGATGCCTATCTTTAAAAAGTGTAAAGCTGTAAAATAAGTGAAGTATTACTTTAAatcaattcacacaaaaaaaatacacgTTATTCAACCAGTAGGGCAATTAAGTCAGTTTACAATTAAAGTCTTTTATCTCCACATGAAATCATTTCTGCAGTCTTCAGTCATTTATGAACACTACACACCATGACAATCTGATTTGTTCTATTAAAAGACTAATAAAAGTAAGAAGACTTACATATGAAGGGTTTGACACTActgtgtatatgtttgtgttgCTTTAGTCCAGAAGAGGTGGCAAAGGTCTTTCCACAGTCTGGACAAGCATGAGCACGAGCACCCACATGCTGGGAGCGTATGTGTCTCTGAAGGTTACTGGGATCCGTAAACACCTGCTGAGAAATAAGGAACCAAATAAAGAAAACTGACGCTCAATAGCTTCAGCTCTTTtgctaactgaaaaaaaataatacttataTCAAACTTCAAGTTTATGTAAACAAAATTCTAATCATGAGACAATTTTTAAGCAATAGCACTTGACAAAAGCTAATTCTACTAAGACATCTGCTAGCTTTGCACTGTATCTACATGgcaaaaaagtcacaaaacagCTTCAAAGTGTTAAGCACTTGAATATGTTTATACATTTGTGCAACAATCTGTGATTATTGTATACACACAACATACGGACAATATCTTTTGAATGTCATCAGTAATTCTTAACATATCTTAACAGTTTTACTCTATTTagctatttttataattttattactaTTACACAGAAGACATAGGAAAATGACAATCTAACAAAACCTATATAAATATTATCACATACTGTTTATTTTATCAGTCAACATAAGTATATTTTATTAGTCA of the Erpetoichthys calabaricus chromosome 2, fErpCal1.3, whole genome shotgun sequence genome contains:
- the mecom gene encoding histone-lysine N-methyltransferase MECOM isoform X10, which gives rise to MKGEDYSFEAMAPDIHEERQYRCEECDQLCESKTELQDHQKYHCNMPHSAFSIVDKDMQRKLRDSENDIVECHDLNDHQECKECDQVFPDSQSLERHILTHSEEREYKCDQCPKAFNWKSNLIRHQMSHDSGKHYECENCSKQVFTDPSNLQRHIRSQHVGARAHACPDCGKTFATSSGLKQHKHIHSSVKPFICEVCHKSYTQFSNLCRHKRMHADCRTQIKCKDCGQMFSTTSSLNKHRRFCEGKNHFTAGGLFGQGISLSGTPALDKGHMVNINHNSPGLADYFGTNRHHGGLTFPAAPGFPFSFPGLFSSGLYHRPPLIPASSPVKVAPVAEHSKSPLLAHPQVLPGAPDILKALSKQTSLIDGRIEEHQTEKCSKDRSHGKMSDQSESSDLDDVSTPSGSDLETTSGSDLESDLDSDKEKNKENSKVLDGTVKSLQNPTSMSNNKNDFSNHSVFPPSIDEQTAVSGAVNDSIKAIASIAEKYFGSTGLVGLQDKKVGTMPYPSMFPLPFFPAFSQPMYPFPDRDLRNLPVKMEPHSPNADSKKVQSRNSESPFDLTIKRKEEKTVPFVTSKAVVSLTNQDQPLDLSMGSRSRASTAKSEEPRKNHVFGDEKATDTEQHKATDASLQHARPTPFFMDPIYSRVEKRKLNDPFEALKEKYMRPPPGFLFHPQFRLPDQRAWMSAIENMAEKLDSFNSLKTEANDLIRSVPSMFDFRAPPNNMPENLLRKGKERYTCRYCGKIFPRSANLTRHLRTHTGEQPYRCKYCDRSFSISSNLQRHIRNIHNKEKPFKCHLCDRCFGQQTNLDRHLKKHENGNLSGTAMSSPQSELDSSSAILDDKEDAYFNEIRNFIGNASQNNQSPEHSDEGLNGNQYDEDVKVLMPSQETQDLEEDEVDDELGVEEEEEDEPSSITGKTVDEPVSSSLVDEAVRDDIDFNGSDDLNMNCSVSPRRFNEEGAKSGYSALDHIRHFTEMRKIEENEYSESDITPFSAAHLPEAIKQPLYRKSKSQAYAMMLSLADKDSLHPASHASASMWHNMSRATAESNAIQSLSHV